The following are from one region of the Chitinivibrionales bacterium genome:
- a CDS encoding TonB family protein, with product MTAHQNEALLKAYEHYIPSASPLIERLFKIILLLVVALFIGLGMLLQKIKTEPEKIVERIERIKTRFIIEEEKTEPKKIEKPKPTAKKTEEKEPVDLTKKPELKQNVDDIVEEKPKKRKVRRVYGLKKVYSKGIGSGGKLSDAVIGKLGNTINKDLDTITATKEEVKGQIVSATTITSAPKFKKRVKPEYTKEMLENKIEGVIKVRILVDIDGKVKRATALNDLGYGSAQQAVKACRAMEFTPALVDGTPRATRIIIPIRFVLLG from the coding sequence ATGACTGCACACCAAAATGAAGCACTCCTGAAAGCCTATGAGCACTATATTCCCAGCGCATCTCCGCTTATCGAGCGCCTGTTTAAAATAATTCTTCTTCTGGTAGTAGCGCTCTTTATCGGCTTGGGCATGCTTTTACAAAAGATAAAGACGGAACCCGAAAAGATCGTCGAGCGTATCGAACGAATAAAAACCCGGTTTATTATTGAAGAAGAAAAAACAGAGCCGAAAAAAATCGAAAAGCCAAAGCCAACAGCAAAAAAGACAGAAGAGAAGGAACCGGTCGATCTAACCAAAAAGCCCGAGCTTAAACAGAATGTCGATGATATTGTTGAAGAAAAGCCGAAAAAAAGGAAAGTTCGCCGTGTTTACGGACTAAAAAAGGTTTATTCGAAAGGTATTGGAAGCGGTGGGAAATTATCGGATGCGGTTATCGGTAAACTGGGTAATACGATCAATAAAGACCTTGATACGATTACCGCCACCAAAGAAGAAGTCAAAGGTCAGATCGTTTCGGCCACCACAATAACGTCCGCCCCGAAATTTAAGAAACGGGTCAAGCCGGAATACACCAAAGAAATGCTCGAAAATAAAATTGAAGGGGTTATTAAGGTCAGGATCCTGGTCGACATTGACGGTAAGGTTAAAAGGGCAACGGCATTGAACGATCTGGGGTATGGTTCGGCCCAACAGGCTGTCAAGGCATGTCGTGCAATGGAATTCACTCCCGCTCTTGTCGACGGCACACCTCGAGCAACGAGAATAATTATTCCAATCCGGTTTGTGCTTTTAGGGTAA
- a CDS encoding PilT/PilU family type 4a pilus ATPase, with translation MIDIHALLKAMVEKNASDLHIRVGSPPIFRINGTLFRLKSDPLSVADLDKILKDLLTDDQLRMYQQRNELDMAKGERGVGRFRINIFRQRGTPSLAIRAIRTDVPHFEELNVPDVILDIAMKKRGLILVTGTTGSGKSTLLASMIDHINDTAAMNIVTIEDPIEYLYRDKRSIVVQRELGADTDGFQTALRSCFRQDPDVILIGEIRDKTTMEIGLSAADTGHLVMSTLHTMNTVETITRIVSFFPPHQHDQIRLVLSNVLVAVISLRLLPRKDGAGRVPAAEILINNATVAEYILNQEKTHLIMGAVAEGYTQYGSQTFDQSLLQLYKDDMVSFQTAKQHANNPDDFELKVKGVEGTSDRSWLT, from the coding sequence ATGATCGATATTCATGCTCTGCTGAAAGCTATGGTTGAAAAGAATGCGTCCGATCTGCATATCAGGGTAGGCTCTCCTCCCATATTTCGAATTAATGGAACACTCTTCCGGCTAAAAAGCGATCCACTTTCGGTTGCCGACCTTGATAAGATTCTCAAAGATCTTCTTACCGACGACCAGCTCCGGATGTACCAGCAACGTAACGAGCTGGACATGGCTAAAGGCGAGCGGGGAGTGGGCCGGTTCAGGATAAATATTTTCCGGCAACGCGGAACACCGTCACTGGCAATCCGGGCGATCCGGACCGATGTTCCTCATTTTGAAGAATTGAATGTTCCGGATGTCATTTTGGATATTGCAATGAAAAAACGGGGCCTGATTCTGGTTACCGGCACCACCGGAAGCGGCAAATCGACACTGTTGGCATCGATGATCGATCATATCAACGATACCGCCGCCATGAATATCGTTACTATCGAAGATCCGATCGAATACCTTTACAGAGATAAGCGAAGCATCGTTGTCCAACGGGAACTGGGCGCCGATACCGATGGTTTCCAAACAGCATTGCGCTCCTGTTTCCGGCAGGATCCGGATGTAATCCTGATCGGCGAAATACGGGATAAAACAACCATGGAAATCGGTCTGAGTGCGGCAGATACCGGACACCTGGTTATGAGTACCCTCCATACCATGAATACGGTTGAAACCATTACCCGGATTGTTTCCTTTTTCCCACCGCACCAGCATGATCAGATTCGTCTTGTCCTTTCCAATGTTCTTGTAGCGGTCATTTCTCTGCGTCTTCTCCCTCGTAAAGACGGCGCGGGACGGGTTCCTGCCGCCGAAATACTGATTAACAATGCCACCGTAGCCGAATATATTCTCAATCAGGAAAAAACACATCTCATTATGGGAGCCGTAGCTGAAGGATATACACAGTATGGTTCGCAAACGTTCGATCAGTCTCTGCTTCAACTTTACAAAGACGACATGGTGTCGTTTCAGACAGCAAAACAGCATGCGAACAATCCGGATGATTTTGAGCTGAAAGTGAAAGGTGTTGAAGGTACCTCAGACAGGAGCTGGCTGACATAA
- a CDS encoding M24 family metallopeptidase, which translates to MKSRLSQLKSLLKKSNCTHILVTDIVDVRYFSGFRSTQAFLLVSKSDNYLISDFRYKEAGKEHCAQTGEWEFFEYNKSGFGFLAEIAPPSSRIGIQSNIVTLDQFDDLKRQCNKCIFVKLSTTVSSLCIPKFSSEITAMASAARIGDRALKSVLPRLKTGITEKEAAAELEALCARFGSEKPSFDTIVLFGARSALPHGQPSSAQLRKGDWILVDFGCTVDGFCSDMTRTMVYGKAGPKQKEIYAVVLKARKNARTHARAGITAAGLDRHARSIIKDHGFGDYFGHGTGHGVGLRIHEAPRVASAVKSRLPANAVVTIEPGIYLPDFGGVRIEDMILLEKNGNRVLTHSPRRLLELGV; encoded by the coding sequence GTGAAATCGCGGTTATCACAACTTAAATCCTTGCTAAAAAAAAGTAACTGTACCCACATTCTGGTTACTGACATTGTCGATGTCCGCTATTTCAGCGGGTTTCGCTCAACTCAGGCCTTTCTTCTGGTTTCCAAATCGGATAATTATCTCATTTCCGACTTCCGGTACAAAGAAGCCGGCAAAGAACATTGTGCACAAACCGGAGAGTGGGAATTTTTTGAGTACAACAAAAGCGGGTTTGGTTTTCTTGCCGAAATTGCACCTCCATCAAGCAGGATCGGCATTCAATCAAACATTGTGACACTCGATCAGTTCGACGATTTGAAGCGGCAATGCAATAAGTGCATCTTTGTAAAGCTATCCACCACAGTTTCATCCCTTTGTATACCCAAGTTTTCGTCAGAAATAACCGCAATGGCTTCCGCGGCCCGTATCGGCGATAGGGCTTTAAAGTCAGTCCTGCCTCGGCTGAAAACGGGCATAACCGAAAAAGAAGCTGCTGCGGAACTTGAAGCCCTTTGCGCCCGGTTCGGTTCCGAAAAGCCCTCATTCGATACAATTGTTCTTTTCGGTGCGCGATCGGCCCTCCCTCACGGTCAACCATCATCGGCACAACTCAGAAAAGGAGACTGGATACTCGTAGATTTCGGATGTACTGTCGATGGATTCTGTTCAGATATGACCAGAACGATGGTATACGGAAAGGCCGGCCCGAAACAAAAGGAGATCTACGCCGTTGTTTTGAAGGCCCGGAAAAATGCCCGCACCCATGCCCGTGCCGGCATTACCGCAGCCGGCCTCGACCGGCATGCACGATCGATCATCAAAGATCATGGATTCGGAGATTATTTCGGCCACGGAACCGGCCACGGTGTGGGCCTTCGTATTCATGAAGCTCCCCGGGTGGCCTCGGCAGTCAAATCCCGCCTTCCAGCCAATGCAGTAGTAACCATTGAGCCGGGTATTTATTTGCCCGATTTTGGTGGTGTTCGCATTGAAGATATGATATTATTAGAAAAAAATGGAAACCGGGTACTGACCCATTCACCGCGCCGTCTCCTGGAACTGGGTGTATGA